In Natronocella acetinitrilica, the following proteins share a genomic window:
- a CDS encoding DUF3540 domain-containing protein yields MSVTATRRLPAMPASPFSGEVESVANDGATVALRWRAEGRLHRGHASVVGSQAWYPDPGDRVLATCSDDGEIYVLGPVGRPRERRLRLAAGAVVVENGGSQLTVTGGEGQVLFRFDAENQCLALESSGLDLRVHARSMALHADEEVSIGGRRVAVDATDRLDVAAGVAGESRSCARLDKRRLSLEAPELGFEADSARARIAELQWLGKVWRGQLDRACLIANRVETSAETFIQTAGDVFQRVRGVHQVTANRLRQLVEETVQVKAKKVMYRTLNAFKVRGDKIHLG; encoded by the coding sequence ATGTCCGTTACAGCTACCAGGCGGCTACCCGCCATGCCCGCGTCACCATTCAGCGGGGAGGTGGAGTCCGTTGCGAATGATGGCGCGACAGTGGCCCTTCGCTGGCGAGCCGAGGGGCGGCTGCATCGCGGCCATGCAAGCGTTGTGGGTTCCCAGGCGTGGTATCCCGACCCGGGAGACCGTGTGCTTGCGACGTGCAGTGATGACGGTGAGATTTACGTGCTTGGCCCCGTCGGTCGACCCCGTGAGCGCCGCCTTCGCCTGGCTGCCGGTGCAGTTGTGGTCGAGAATGGTGGTTCACAACTCACCGTCACCGGTGGCGAAGGGCAGGTGCTGTTTCGATTCGATGCGGAGAACCAATGCCTTGCGCTGGAATCCTCTGGATTGGACTTGCGTGTGCATGCCCGCTCAATGGCGCTGCATGCCGATGAGGAGGTATCGATCGGTGGTCGCCGGGTGGCCGTCGACGCGACAGATCGGCTTGATGTGGCGGCGGGTGTTGCCGGGGAGTCCCGGAGCTGCGCCCGACTGGATAAACGGCGGCTAAGCCTGGAGGCACCGGAACTGGGCTTTGAGGCCGATTCCGCCAGGGCCCGAATTGCCGAGCTGCAATGGCTCGGCAAAGTCTGGCGGGGTCAGCTGGACCGCGCATGCCTCATCGCGAATCGCGTTGAGACCAGCGCGGAAACTTTCATTCAGACGGCTGGAGACGTGTTCCAGCGGGTTCGCGGCGTTCATCAGGTCACGGCGAACCGATTGCGGCAACTGGTAGAGGAAACGGTGCAGGTCAAGGCAAAGAAGGTCATGTATCGGACGCTCAACGCGTTCAAGGTTCGTGGCGACAAGATTCACCTGGGCTGA
- a CDS encoding pentapeptide repeat-containing protein, which yields MADAGAPPARLTLEDFRGRLTADASVVGCTMIDLDLRREDLRGKDLTGVMLTRCNLSGMDLTGINLEGGTLVMCDLRDTCLRGGRLATVELLGCVLDDADLSEVDLGDARLEEEHTFPDADHEAGVFGDAVPVITSALRCKFRRARLQRARFSAVDLSDACFEQAEMTEVRMAACDLRNANLRMATLRSCELILCKLDQADLSAANCEAAAMQTCSLAEANLSEAEFGGATLREIDLTGLSAWPTRMRSARLDDCQLDAADCTGLELADGVLQGCSARAVNLRGAMLDGLAAEATDCWDADLSGASLRGASFRNCELSPLKLSGATMLATSFPESRLKGVDLSGRDLSDADFSGADLRGARLDGSRLDDASFAGAELVGASLVRVSVDGGDLSGCRLDGARLDHARLIDSDMNGASLVDVSFAGAYCHQLDLDGVDLRGSDLSGITLRLCNLKGAVLDGVDLATCDLSDSDFTGASLAAARFGGSNCSQALFRTARLDEADLTAVTADYADFSDASLRGTRFSRADLRGSCFSRCDAEGADFGGAQLDAAEFDHAGCQGASFRSASLRYAYMAHAVVSGADLSGASLHGAVLHRIVDRDTRWSGADLSDTRRTDPRLAEAEDWRPPRFDSP from the coding sequence ATGGCTGATGCGGGGGCGCCTCCGGCACGACTGACGCTGGAAGATTTCCGTGGGCGGTTGACGGCGGATGCATCGGTAGTCGGTTGCACAATGATCGACCTGGACCTGCGCCGGGAAGATCTGCGGGGGAAGGATCTGACCGGCGTGATGCTCACCCGCTGCAACCTCTCCGGCATGGATCTCACCGGCATCAACCTGGAGGGCGGGACGCTGGTGATGTGCGACCTCCGCGATACCTGTCTTCGTGGGGGCAGGCTTGCCACCGTCGAGCTTCTGGGTTGTGTCCTGGACGACGCCGATCTCAGCGAGGTTGATCTCGGTGACGCCCGGCTGGAAGAAGAGCATACGTTCCCCGACGCCGACCACGAGGCTGGGGTATTCGGTGACGCCGTGCCGGTGATCACCAGTGCTCTTCGGTGCAAATTCCGTCGAGCCCGGTTACAGCGCGCCCGCTTTAGCGCCGTTGACCTGTCAGACGCCTGTTTCGAACAGGCTGAGATGACAGAGGTCCGCATGGCGGCCTGCGATCTGCGCAATGCGAATCTGCGTATGGCGACTCTCAGATCCTGTGAGTTGATTCTCTGCAAGCTCGATCAGGCGGATCTCAGTGCCGCGAATTGTGAAGCTGCTGCCATGCAGACGTGCAGTCTGGCCGAAGCCAATCTCTCCGAAGCGGAGTTTGGCGGGGCGACGTTGCGGGAGATCGATCTGACGGGTTTGTCCGCCTGGCCGACACGCATGAGGAGCGCTCGTCTCGATGATTGTCAACTGGATGCGGCGGACTGCACAGGGCTTGAGCTTGCCGACGGTGTTCTGCAGGGCTGCAGCGCCCGGGCAGTGAATCTCCGAGGTGCAATGCTGGATGGGCTGGCTGCTGAAGCCACCGACTGCTGGGATGCCGATCTCTCGGGCGCCTCCCTGCGGGGCGCCAGTTTCCGCAACTGCGAACTCTCCCCGCTGAAACTGTCCGGAGCCACCATGCTGGCGACGAGTTTTCCGGAGTCGCGCCTGAAGGGTGTTGACCTGAGCGGTCGAGATCTCAGCGATGCGGATTTCTCCGGCGCTGATCTGCGTGGTGCCCGGCTCGATGGCAGCCGACTCGATGATGCCAGTTTCGCTGGTGCGGAATTGGTCGGCGCATCCCTGGTGCGGGTTTCGGTAGACGGCGGTGACCTGTCCGGCTGTCGCCTCGACGGCGCGCGCCTGGATCATGCCCGGCTGATCGATTCCGACATGAATGGTGCCAGCCTGGTCGACGTCAGCTTCGCCGGGGCTTACTGCCACCAACTTGATCTCGATGGCGTTGACCTTCGCGGCAGTGACCTGTCAGGCATCACCCTGCGGCTATGCAATCTCAAGGGGGCGGTGCTGGATGGCGTCGACCTGGCGACTTGCGACCTCTCGGACAGTGACTTTACCGGTGCAAGCCTCGCTGCCGCGCGCTTCGGTGGAAGCAATTGCAGTCAGGCGCTTTTCCGGACGGCCCGGCTTGACGAGGCCGACCTGACTGCGGTGACCGCGGACTATGCGGATTTTTCTGACGCGTCCCTGCGGGGCACCCGTTTCTCACGTGCGGACCTGCGCGGGTCCTGTTTCAGTCGATGCGATGCCGAAGGCGCCGATTTCGGTGGGGCACAACTGGACGCCGCCGAATTTGACCATGCTGGCTGTCAGGGTGCGTCCTTCCGCAGTGCAAGCCTGCGCTACGCCTATATGGCTCACGCAGTAGTCAGTGGTGCTGATCTGTCCGGCGCCAGTCTGCATGGGGCCGTGCTTCATCGAATTGTCGACCGGGATACTCGGTGGTCGGGAGCCGACCTTTCCGATACCCGACGGACCGATCCCCGCCTTGCCGAGGCCGAAGACTGGCGTCCGCCAAGGTTTGATTCACCGTAG
- a CDS encoding DUF2169 family type VI secretion system accessory protein, with protein sequence MAPIPGRFGFPGHSRTFVVKATLALVHRGVATVLEEQPFPTGDVAYDDDPDGLSAPRYETDFAPYKPLADVLLVGHCHTPGGEPAQRCPVRLEVGQRRIELAVTGDRYWQHGLAGGIVSDPRPFTQMPLRYERAFGGPEDSRNPVGVGFGAERVLDQGDRRLLLPNIEFADRLIRAPADNPGPAGLGPLARAWSGRSHRQGTYDARWEAERWPWYPDDFDWRYWNAAPVAFSDGYLDGTESISLFHLHPSYPEYTSRLPDLRVRLFVERRDAKDAALDEVEMRLDTLWIDADAEKAVLVWRGVTSVADVEAGDLLRVYVDAEHASAAPRPIGYFQRRYLEQLQAIEAEWAFEPEQPEVLEVEEPTDSVSPADTADDETPLDEAAQLDRIRAETLALSPDVKPGEPPDAETAERLLAERAAEFEPEDASEAPEGPSAWTRERVLGSAEDASLAGEDFSGLDLSGIDFTGRELDGCLFHGSDLAGAIFDGARLTGASLRGASLGGASFAGAWLLDADLTSVDGTDVVFASARMRRTCLAEANLTDAVFRAAILDDADFSSARLLGADFSSATLISTQFQQAELNGACLDGVKATDAVFADAVLTRATARGGDFFEADFSAASMANAVFDEANLKDVRLEGVNAPGLSLVGASATGLRAAEGSVLTGMRAGRLAAAGSYWETASLAGADFTEADLRQADFSHADLSHVCLDRVDAAGARFIAANLANASLRQINLFLGSLERASLGGSDLAGANCYGVEFLDAQHAEARLAGANLNMTKLEQDIRHG encoded by the coding sequence GTGGCACCGATACCGGGAAGATTCGGCTTCCCGGGGCATTCCCGTACGTTCGTCGTCAAGGCGACACTGGCGCTGGTGCACCGAGGCGTCGCCACCGTTCTCGAGGAACAGCCGTTTCCTACTGGTGACGTGGCCTATGACGATGATCCCGATGGTCTCTCGGCACCGCGCTACGAGACGGATTTCGCACCCTACAAGCCGTTGGCTGATGTGCTCCTGGTTGGCCACTGTCATACGCCGGGCGGCGAGCCGGCGCAGCGCTGCCCGGTCCGCCTGGAGGTGGGGCAGCGGCGTATCGAACTCGCGGTGACCGGCGACCGATACTGGCAGCATGGTCTTGCCGGCGGCATAGTCAGTGATCCTCGGCCATTTACGCAGATGCCGTTGCGGTATGAACGGGCCTTCGGGGGCCCGGAGGATTCCCGCAATCCCGTGGGCGTGGGTTTCGGCGCAGAGCGGGTGCTCGATCAGGGTGACCGGCGGCTACTGCTGCCGAACATCGAATTCGCGGATCGCCTGATCCGGGCCCCGGCGGACAACCCCGGCCCTGCGGGGCTCGGACCGCTGGCCCGGGCCTGGTCGGGCCGCAGTCATCGCCAGGGAACCTACGACGCCCGTTGGGAAGCGGAACGCTGGCCATGGTATCCGGACGACTTTGACTGGCGCTACTGGAATGCAGCGCCGGTGGCCTTCAGCGACGGTTATCTCGATGGCACCGAATCCATCAGTCTGTTCCATCTCCACCCCAGCTATCCGGAATACACGAGCCGACTGCCGGATCTGCGGGTCCGGCTCTTCGTCGAGCGGCGGGACGCAAAAGATGCGGCGCTGGACGAGGTCGAGATGCGCCTCGACACCCTCTGGATCGACGCCGACGCCGAAAAGGCGGTGCTCGTGTGGCGGGGTGTCACCAGCGTGGCTGATGTCGAAGCGGGTGACCTGCTGCGAGTCTATGTCGATGCCGAGCATGCCTCGGCGGCGCCGCGGCCCATCGGCTACTTCCAGCGGCGTTACCTGGAGCAGCTCCAGGCTATCGAGGCGGAATGGGCCTTCGAGCCGGAGCAGCCGGAGGTGCTGGAGGTCGAGGAGCCTACGGATTCCGTATCGCCGGCGGATACCGCGGATGATGAAACGCCGCTCGATGAAGCAGCCCAGCTCGATCGTATCCGGGCAGAGACCCTGGCCTTGTCCCCGGATGTGAAGCCTGGTGAGCCGCCGGATGCCGAGACGGCGGAACGGCTGCTCGCTGAACGGGCCGCGGAGTTCGAACCGGAGGATGCCTCGGAAGCCCCGGAAGGCCCATCGGCCTGGACCCGTGAACGAGTGCTGGGCAGTGCGGAGGATGCCTCTCTGGCTGGAGAGGATTTCTCCGGACTCGACCTGTCCGGAATCGACTTTACGGGGCGTGAACTGGATGGATGCCTGTTCCATGGTTCCGATCTCGCCGGCGCAATCTTCGATGGGGCCCGCCTGACAGGCGCGAGTCTGCGCGGTGCCAGCCTCGGCGGTGCGTCCTTTGCCGGTGCCTGGCTGCTGGACGCGGACCTCACGAGTGTGGACGGCACTGACGTGGTCTTCGCTTCCGCAAGGATGCGGCGCACCTGTCTGGCGGAGGCCAATCTAACGGATGCAGTCTTCCGTGCCGCGATCCTCGATGATGCCGACTTCTCCAGTGCGCGCTTGCTGGGCGCGGACTTCTCATCGGCAACGCTGATCTCGACGCAATTCCAGCAAGCCGAGCTGAATGGCGCCTGTCTGGATGGCGTCAAGGCGACGGATGCCGTGTTCGCCGATGCGGTTCTGACCAGGGCCACGGCGCGTGGCGGCGACTTTTTCGAAGCCGACTTCTCTGCAGCGAGCATGGCCAACGCCGTATTCGACGAGGCGAATCTCAAGGACGTACGCCTTGAAGGCGTCAATGCGCCGGGGCTTTCCCTGGTCGGCGCCAGTGCTACGGGGCTGCGTGCAGCCGAGGGCAGTGTGCTGACGGGAATGCGGGCTGGTCGACTGGCCGCGGCCGGTTCCTACTGGGAGACCGCATCCCTTGCGGGAGCCGACTTCACCGAGGCCGATTTGCGACAGGCAGATTTCTCCCACGCCGATCTGTCCCACGTCTGTCTTGATCGGGTTGATGCCGCCGGCGCGCGCTTCATCGCCGCCAACCTTGCCAATGCCAGCCTCCGTCAGATCAACCTGTTTCTCGGCAGCCTTGAGCGGGCCAGCCTCGGCGGCTCGGACCTCGCTGGTGCCAATTGTTACGGCGTCGAGTTTCTCGATGCCCAACATGCCGAGGCACGCCTGGCCGGCGCCAACCTGAACATGACCAAGCTGGAACAGGACATCCGGCATGGCTGA
- a CDS encoding DUF4150 domain-containing protein — protein sequence MFPASTKQAGQCFAFPDVCKTPSPGGPVPIPYPNIGMVMQVQQESTKVKFAGKGAVTKKSKMNRSQGDEAGTAGGVVSNQNMGPVAYKQGSDKVKVEGQPTQHLTAMTGHNGSNANMPAGLQVVPSQVRVLVGL from the coding sequence GTGTTTCCAGCAAGTACCAAACAGGCAGGTCAGTGCTTCGCCTTTCCGGACGTGTGCAAGACGCCATCTCCTGGCGGTCCTGTGCCCATTCCCTATCCGAACATCGGCATGGTGATGCAGGTGCAGCAGGAGTCCACCAAGGTGAAGTTCGCCGGCAAGGGAGCTGTCACGAAGAAGTCCAAGATGAACCGCTCCCAGGGTGACGAGGCGGGAACGGCCGGCGGGGTGGTTTCGAACCAGAACATGGGGCCGGTGGCCTACAAGCAGGGTAGCGACAAGGTGAAGGTGGAAGGGCAGCCTACCCAGCACCTGACGGCAATGACCGGTCATAACGGGAGTAACGCCAATATGCCGGCGGGGTTGCAGGTTGTCCCCAGCCAGGTCCGCGTGCTCGTTGGCCTGTAG
- the tssA gene encoding type VI secretion system protein TssA — protein sequence MSLDKYLEPLSEPGPAGVDLYESGEIMTLDMLAKWGSPDDDPDWAELQQACIAALEKSRDLRPATYLAAALLHTQGLRDFCAGISLIRGLLEQHWDVVQPVLDEDGDAMERANAVFNLTHFQKVLKPLRTTALVEDRAAGRFSLQDIELAEGKAEPPAGFDGEIPPLGLIQGALQSMDAELRQSLHDAVKQCVDDIAGIETAFREQVGAEQAPDLARLRDGVKRIHATLSQYATGGGMDDKQPEEAQPDSMQSGSAPAPAAARGAPGDILSRQDAIAAMDRISAYFRANEPSSPVPLLMARAKRLVDMDFLDILQDVAPDAVDQVRRLGGVESEK from the coding sequence ATGAGTCTGGATAAGTATCTCGAGCCGTTGAGCGAACCCGGCCCTGCCGGCGTCGATCTCTACGAGTCCGGCGAGATCATGACACTCGACATGTTGGCCAAATGGGGTTCTCCGGATGATGACCCCGATTGGGCAGAGCTGCAGCAGGCCTGCATTGCTGCGCTGGAGAAAAGCCGCGATCTTCGCCCCGCCACCTACCTTGCTGCAGCATTGCTCCACACCCAGGGGCTACGTGATTTCTGCGCCGGCATCAGTCTGATTCGCGGGCTGCTGGAGCAGCACTGGGATGTTGTGCAGCCAGTGCTCGATGAAGATGGCGACGCGATGGAGCGCGCCAACGCCGTTTTCAACCTCACCCATTTTCAGAAAGTCCTCAAGCCATTGCGAACCACGGCACTGGTAGAGGATCGCGCAGCCGGGCGGTTCAGCCTGCAGGATATCGAACTGGCCGAGGGCAAGGCGGAGCCACCCGCGGGTTTCGACGGTGAGATTCCGCCGCTGGGGTTGATCCAGGGTGCGCTGCAATCCATGGATGCCGAATTGCGGCAGTCGCTGCACGATGCCGTGAAGCAGTGCGTCGACGATATCGCCGGCATCGAGACAGCGTTCCGGGAACAGGTGGGTGCCGAGCAGGCGCCGGATCTGGCCCGTCTGCGAGACGGCGTCAAACGGATTCACGCGACGCTGTCGCAGTACGCAACAGGGGGCGGCATGGACGACAAACAGCCCGAGGAAGCACAGCCTGATTCGATGCAGTCGGGCAGCGCGCCGGCACCTGCAGCGGCTCGCGGCGCGCCCGGCGACATCCTGTCGCGGCAGGACGCCATCGCCGCCATGGATCGAATCTCGGCCTATTTTCGGGCCAACGAGCCCTCCAGCCCTGTGCCCTTGTTGATGGCGCGCGCCAAGCGGCTGGTGGACATGGATTTTCTGGACATTCTGCAGGACGTCGCGCCGGATGCTGTCGATCAGGTGCGTCGCCTTGGGGGCGTTGAATCGGAAAAGTGA